The Pseudoalteromonas carrageenovora IAM 12662 DNA window GTTATTCATGAGCAAAATGCGGTTGCTGGAATGAGTAATCGATGGTTGGCTAAATTTGCTAATAAAGTACTCGCCGCTTTTCCGAGTGCTTTTGATAAAGGCCAAGCTGAGCTTGTAGGTAATCCTGTTCGCCAAAGTGTGGCTGATGTGCCTAAGCGTGAAGTTTCAAACCCTATAAATGTACTCGTTGTAGGTGGTTCGTTAGGTGCTCAAGTACTTAACCAGACCTTACCTGAAGCATTTAAAGTTATGGCAAACACATGTGATTTAAATGTGTGGCATCAAACGGGTAAAGGGCACTTAGAGAGCGTTAAAGCTGCTTATAAACTACATCAATTTACTGAGCAGCAAGTAAAGGTAGCACAATTTATTGATGATATGGATGCAGCCTATAGCTGGGCCGACATTGTTATTTGCCGAGCGGGTGCACTAACGGTAAGCGAAATTGCCGCAGCGGGTAAAATGGCAGTATTTGTACCATTTCCGCATGCCGTTGACGATCATCAAACTGCTAACGCACAGTATTTAGTAATGGCTAATGGCGCTTTATTGATGCCACAAGGGCAATTTAATAAACAGTCTATTGTTGCGCTGTTGAGTCCTTATTTAGCACAACCAAAATTAATTGATGAAATGGCTAATAATGCTAAAAAGCAAGCCATTTTAGATGCCACAGCAAGCGTAGCTGCGCACTGTGAGCAAGTAACAAATAAGAGAAAATAAGTGAAAGAAACGTCATTACAAGAAAAATATTCACGACCAGCGATGCGTCGAATAGACACCATACATTTTATAGGTATTGGTGGCGCTGGTATGGGCGGTATTGCAGAAGTACTTGCTTTTGAAGGTTATCGTATTACAGGGTCTGATATTGCGCACAGTGCAATGACAGAGCGCTTGATAAAAGCCGGTGCAGAAGTCTTTATTGGCCATCACGAAAATAACGTAAAAGATGCAAACGTAGTGGTTGTTTCAAGCGCAATAGATGAAACAAACCCGGAAATTATAGCTGCAAAAGCGGCGCGTATACCAGTAGTTCGCCGTGCAGAAATGCTTGCCGAGTTAATGCGTTTTCGCCATGGTATTGCTATTGCGGGTACTCACGGCAAAACAACTACAACGAGTTTAATTGCCAGTATTTATGCCCAAGCAGGGCTTGATCCTACCTTTATTATTGGTGGTTTATTAAATAGTGCAGGTAGTAATGCAAAGGTTGGTAAAAGCGACTTTTTAATTGCAGAAGCAGATGAAAGTGATGCGTCGTTTTTACATTTACAGCCTATGGTGTCGGTGATCACTAATATTGAAGAAGATCACATGGATACCTACGGCGGTAGTCTTGAGAAAATGAAAGACACCTATGTAGATTTTATCCATAACCTACCGTTTTATGGCTTAGCTGTCGTGTGCATTGACTCAGAAGTTGCCAGCGAGCTAATCCCACGTTTTGCTCGCCCTGTAATTACCTATGGCGAAGCACGCGATGCCGATTATCGCATGAGCGACTTTAGTCAATCTGCCAATACGTGTACGTTTACCGTAACAAGTAAAAATGGCGATAGCTTAACTGCTACGCTTAATATGCCTGGTAAGCACAATGCATTAAATGCAACTGCTGCAATTGCTGTAGCTAAAGATCAAAACATTGCTAATTATGCGATTTTAGAAGCACTGCAAAAGTTTGAAGGAATTGGCCGTCGTTTTCAGCATTACGGTGAGTTTGAGAACGAGCGCGGTAATGTAATGCTTGTTGATGATTATGGTCATCATCCGTCGGAAGTAGCGGCTACTATAGCGGCTGTTCGTGAAGGGTGGCCAGATAAGCGCTTGGTAATGGTTTATCAACCACATAGATTTAGCCGTACTCGTGACTTATACGAAGACTTTGTAAAAGTATTAGCCGATGTTGATCAATTACTTTTACTTGATGTGTATAGCGCCGGAGAAGACCCTATCGTAGGAGCAGATAGTAAAAGTCTGTGTCGTAGTTTACGTCAACGCGGCAAAGAGCCTCTGCACGTAGCTACCAATGCTGAACTTGCAGGTGTGCTAGCAGCAAACTTACAAAATAATGATTTAGTATTAACCCAAGGCGCTGGTAACATAGGTCAACTAGTTAAAACATTAGCTGCAACGGGTATGTCGATAGAAAAACTTAAACAGGGTGAAGTATGACTCAGGTAAATACACAATTTGGTAAAGTAGCGGTACTGCTAGGTGGAAACTCAGCAGAGCGTGAAGTGTCTTTACGATCGGGTCAGGCTGTTTTAAACGCGCTACAAAATAGTGGCGTAGATGCAATCGCATTCGACCCTCAAAATCGCTCGTTGTGGGAATTAAAAGAATTAAGTGTAGATCGTGTTTTTATCGCTCTTCATGGCCGTGGTGGTGAAGATGGCACTGTGCAAGGTGCACTTGAGTTTATGAATCTACCTTACACAGGTAGTAATGTGCTTGGATCTGCACTGGCTATGGATAAAGTTCGTTGTAAGCACCTATTTAAATCTGCTGGTTTAAGTACAGCACCTTATGCAGTAGTGGATGCTAAAAAAGGTTTTGATGCTAAAGCCATTATGGATGAGTTTAAAAAAGTAATGGTTAAGCCATCACATGAAGGCTCAAGCATTGGCATGGCACAAGCAAGTAGCGCACAAGAGCTAGAAGAAGCATTGGCCAATGCATTTAAGTTTGATAATCAGGTATTAGTCGAGCAGTGGATAACAGGACGAGAATTTACCGTTACAGTGCTTGGAGATGAAGTACAACCCGTTATTGAGATGACCACACCTAACGGTTTTTACGATTACCAAGCTAAGTATCAATCAAATACAACGCAGTACCATTGCCCAGCGGATTTATCTGCGCAAGACACTCAATATTTGCAAACAATATCGCTTGATGCATTTGATTTAGTCGGTGCAAGTGGCTGGGGCCGAGTAGATGCTATGCAAGATGAGCAAGGTAATTTTTACTTACTAGAAGTAAATACAGTACCCGGGATGACTGAAAAATCGCTCGTGCCAATGGCAGCAAAAGCAAATGGGGCAACTTTTGAGCAATTAGTTGTTCGCATTTTAGAGCAAACGCTTTAATATGCATCCCCTTTTAGAAAAAGCTCAACAAATCAAGCTGAAACTAAATTGGTCGCTGATTTTTGGGGTGAGTTTTTTTCTGGTAGTAGTCATTGGCCTGGTGCAAATTACTACGGGTGTATCAGATTGGCTAGTAGAGAACAAAGATGCGCAAATAAAGCACTTAATTGTGCAAGGGCATCCAAAGTACACTGATGAAACAGCAATTATAAAAGCAATAAAAAAAGCAGACTTAAGTAGCTTTTTTGAATTAGATGTAAAGCATGTGCAGCAGCTTGTTCAAGATTTACCTTGGGTTGCTACTGTTTCAGTACGAAAACAATGGCCAGACACCATACAAGTATATGTTGTTGAACATGAAGCCGTAGCCCATTGGAATAGTGACTTATTGCTAAACCAAAGTGGCCAAGCGTTTCAAGCAAGTAGTGATAAGTTACACGACTTACCACAATTATATGGCCCTGAAGGCAGCGAAGAAGAGGCATGGGTTGCGTTTAAGCAATTTGATGAAATGCTAAAGGTAAATAACCTGACGCTTTCAAGTCTTGCCCTCTCTGAGCGGTTTTCGTGGCAGTTATGGTTAGATAACGGAATACGCTTAGATTTAGGGCGTAAAGATAAAGCCAAACGCGTACAACGTTTTATAGATGTTTACCCGCGAATGGAACAACGTGCAGATGCACAAGTAGATACAATCGATTTACGGTATGATACCGGCCTTGCTGTGAGCTTTAAGCCACTGCAAGAAGAACAATTACAAAATAAGAGTAAGGCATGACTAAGTCAGCAGAAAGAAACCTCGTGATTGGATTAGACGTTGGTACCTCGAAAGTGGTTGCCACGGTAGGTGAAATCACCGCAGATAACAAGCTCAGCATTGTTGGTGTGGGCAGCCAAGTATCTCATGGTATGGATAAAGGCGGCGTTAACGATTTAAACTTAGTGTCTGAGTCGATTCGCCGAGCTATTGATGAAGCCGAATTAATGGCTGATTGTCGAATTAGCTCAGTGTACTTGGGGATTTCTGGCAAACATATTCAGTGCCAAAACGAAAGCGGTGTAGTTGCAATCAATAACACCGAAGTGACAGATGAAGACATTGAAAACGTCATTCATATTGCGCGTTCAGTGCCTATTTCTGCAGAGCGAAAAATGCTACATGCATTACCGCAAGAGTACAGCATCGACATGCAAGAAGGGATTAAAAACCCACTAGGCATGAGCGGCGTGCGTATGGAAGCACGAGCACACATCATTACGTGTTCGAACGATATGGCTAAAAACATTGAAAAATGTGTTCAGCGCTGCGGATTAGAAGTAGATCAACTTATATTTACGGCACTGGCGTCGTGTTACTCAGTTTTAACTGATGACGAAAAAGAGCTAGGTGTAGCCGTACTTGATATTGGTGGTGGTACAATGGATATCACCATTTATATTAATGGTGCTCAGCGTCATTCAGCTGTTATTCCAGTGGCTGGTAACCAAGTGACGGGGGATATTGCAAAAATATTTCGTACACCTATATCACATGCAGAGTCACTCAAAGTACAATACGCATGTGCAAATAGCCAAATGGCCAGTAGTGAAGACACTATTGAAGTACCAAGCGTAGGTGGGCGACCTGCAAGATTAATGTCGCGTCATACGTTATCTGAGGTTGTTGAGCCTCGTTTTAGAGAATTATTTGAATTAGCGATGGAAGAAATTCGTCGTTCAGGCTTAGAAGACCAAATTGCCGCAGGCCTCGTTATCACGGGCGGGACTGCTAAAATGACTGGCGCTATGGAAGTGGCAGAAGACATCTTTCAAATGCCAGTAAGAATAGGCAAACCAATCGGGATGGTTGGTTTGACAGACTATGTAGATGATCCTTCGTACGCAACCGCTGTTGGTTTGTTACAATACGGGCGCACTATGCAATCGATGAATGCACAAAAGTCGAAAGCAGAGGATAACAATAATTGGTGGAACCGCATTACTAAATGGTTCCAAGGCGAGTTTTAATACTCAAGTCGGAGAGTAAACATGTTTGATATGATGGAACAGCACGGCGAAGAAGCCGTAATAAAGGTAATTGGCGTGGGCGGTGGCGGCGGTAACGCTGTTGAGCACATGGTAAAACAACAAATTGAAGGCGTACGTTTTATTGCCGCTAATACGGATGCACAAGCATTACGTAATTCAGCAGCAGATATAACGGTACAGCTTGGCACGCAAATAACCTCTGGGTTAGGTGCGGGCGCAAACCCAGAAGTAGGCCGTCAATCGGCTGAAGAAGATGCAGAAACTATTCGTGCGAGCCTTGAAGGTGCCGATATGGTATTTATTGCAGCGGGTATGGGCGGTGGTACGGGTACTGGTGCAGCACCAGTGGTTGCTAAAATCGCTAAAGAATTAGGTATTTTAACGGTTGCAGTAGTAACACGTCCTTTTGATTTTGAAGGTAAAAAACGTGCCGCTGCGGCTGAACAAGGTATTAATGAATTGTCAGAAATTGTAGACTCACTTATTACAATTCCGAACAATAAATTGCTTAAAGTTTTAGGAAAAGGGACTACACTTCTAGATGCCTTCGCTAAAGCTAATGACGTATTATTTGGCGCAGTACAAGGTATTGCCGAGCTGATTACACGTTCTGGTTTAATTAATGTGGATTTCGCCGACGTACGTACAGTAATGTCAGCGATGGGTACTGCTATGATGGGTACTGCTTCTGCGTCTGGACCTGATCGTGCACAAGAAGCTGCTGAAGCCGCAATCTCAAGCCCATTACTAGAAGACGTTGATTTAACTGGTGCTAAAGGTATCTTAGTTAATATTACCGCAGGTATGGACATTGCGATTGAAGAGTTTGAAATTGTTGGTAACCACGTTAAGGCGCTAGCGTCTGAAAATGCAACAGTTGTTGTTGGTGCGGTTATTGACCCAGAAATGAGCGACGAGTTACGTGTAACGGTTGTTGCAACTGGTTTAGGCGGCGATCGTCGTCCACAATTTGGTATTGTTGATAACGGTATTAAAAAGGCATCAGGTTCTGATGTTACTGGTTCATCAAACCAAACAAGTAGTATGTACGTACCAAGCTTTGCAAGCCAAGGTACAAGCTCTGAAGAAAGCACTGCTAGCACGCAAGTAGAAACTAAAGAACAAACAGAATCTACTAGCTCAAGCAGTTCAACTAGCTCTTCAGCGCAAAATAGTAAAAAAGCGGATAAATCAGAAGGTGGTGATTATTTTGATATTCCTGCTTTTTTACGTAAACAGGCTGATTAACATTTAATAATACTTTTGTTTGAAATATGTACAAATATTGAAAGGCAAAAGGATTTATGTTACACTCCGCCGTCTAACTGTAACTGATTTTAAAGTGAGCGAACCTATGATTAAACAGCGTACGATTGCACAAGTAGTCAAAGCCATAGGAATTGGACTTCATAAAGGTGAGAAGGTCACAATAACTCTCCGACCTGCGAGCGCAAATACTGGGATTGTATTTCGTCGTGTCGACCTTGATCCGGTTGTTGAATTTGAAACAACACCTGAAGCCGTTGGTGATACACAGCTATGTACCTGTTTAATTAACAAAGATGGCGTTCGCTTATCTACTACTGAGCACTTAATTGCAGCTGTTGCCGCAATGGGTATTGATAATCTAATTGTAGAATTAGATAGCTCAGAAGTGCCAATTATGGATGGTAGTGCATTACCATTTATATACTTGTTACAAAAAGGCGGTATAGAAGAGCAAAATGTCGCGAAACGCTTTATTCGTATTAAAGAAAAAGTACGTATTGAAGAAGGTGATAAATGGGCTGAAGTAGAACCATATGATGGTTTTCATATCGACTTTGAAATTGCTTTTGATCACCCGGCAATTAATGAAAGCCGCCAACGTGTTGGTTTAGACATTACGGCACAAAGCTTTACTGAAGAAATTAGCCGCGCACGTACTTTTGGCTTTATGAAAGATATAGAATACATGCATGCTAACAACCTAGCACTAGGTGGTAGTATGGATAGCGCAGTAGTACTTGATGAGTTTAAAGTTTTAAACCCTAATGGTTTACGCTACAGCGATGAGTTTGTTAAGCATAAAATACTAGACTGTGTTGGTGACATGTTTATGACAGGTCACAACCTTTTAGGTAAAGTAACGGCATTTAAATCGGGTCACGATTTAAACAACAAGTTACTTCGCAAAGTTATGGCTACAGAGTCAGCATGGGAGTGGGCAACATTTGAAACGCCTGTTACGATGCCTGCACCCGGCCTTGAGTTAGCGACTGCCTAACTTAGTATTTTAAAAATACACGCTCACAAACAGTTATAAAAAATGACGCTTTATAGCGTCATTTTTTTTGCTTTTAATTTAACTAAATTTTAAGAATGGACTGCAATTGATCTAAGGTAGTTATTGTGTAAGTGGGAGTTATCCCTTCAGGTAACTGCTCACCAGGGTGTTGCAACCAACAGGTATCAATACCAACATTATTACCGCCAAGTACGTCGCTTGAGGCAGTATCACCCACCATTAAGATCTGGCTTTTATCAGGGTTACCCATAAGCTCAAATGTGTGCTCAAAAATAGCTTTATTAGGTTTTGCTATACCTACTAGCTCTGATATTACCAACCACTCAAACATATTTTTTAAACCAGTGTGTTCTAAGCGCACGGTTTGTAGACGGGCAAATCCGTTAGTTATGATACCTAATTTAGCATGTGGCTTTAGTTTATTTAAAAGCTCTACGGCGCCAGGCAAAGGCTCGCAAATTTTCGCCATAGAATCTAAAAAAGCATCATTTAATTCTTTTGCTGGCACATTTAGTTTTTCAGACCACTCGTTAAAGCGGGTTACTTGTAAATAATCGGCACTAATAGTGCCATTTTGGTAATCAACCCATAGTTGCTTATTAGTTTTTTGATAGTGTACGTAGTCGTCTTTAGTAAATTGTATATCATATGCTTTAAACATACGGGTCATACCCGCGAGAATATCAAATCTAAATAATGTTTCGTCGGCATCAAACAGTACATAACTGTATTTCATTAAACTTCCTAAATTAATTCATTTGTTATACAAAGCAGGGTGTAAAAAAGGCGCCATTGCTAAAGTAAGTGCTTGAGTATAAGTACTTTCACGGGTTGCATGGTTATTAGTAAGAAGCCCAATAGCGCCGCCTTTTTGCTTAATATTTTGAGTATTAAAGGCTTTATCCATCACATCGCCAAGTTCTTCACCGTTTAATAGCGCGTTATACAAAACTTGAGGTAAAGGTAAATTGCTACTGCGTCCTACAGATTGCTCTGAGCCGTTATTAATTACCACATAGGCAAAGGTTGCTGCACCGTAACTAAATTGCTCTGCACCGCCTTCCATTGCGCAGTAGTAGTGTGCTTTGTAGGTGTCTTTGCAAAAGGCTACCCTGTTTTGTGCACCAATGCGTGTTTGCTCTTCACCAATAGGCTGATCTGGCACATTAGATGGGGCATCAACACCTTGGCAATCAATTTCATGATCCGGGAAATATATTGCAAAAATATGTTTAGCCGCGTTAATTTTTACCGGGTTTTTAGAACCCACTACAATTTTTAATGAGTACAACACAATGTCCCTTATTGTTACTAAAAATCAGCAGTGTACGTGAGAGAGCTCAATCTTAGAAGAGGCGTTAAATAGGTATATCAAGAGGTGCTAAGTTTTCTAAGGCACGCTTTTTAATAATAATATCTTTAATAAGAGGAGTAAGAACCAGCTCCATTGCTAAACCCATTTTACCACCGGGCACCACAAGTGTATTAATTCGCGACATGAAGCTGCCTTCAATCATTTGTAAATAATACGGAAAATCAACATCATCAATTCCCCTAAAACGAATAACGACAAAGCTTTCATCGAGTGAAGGAATATCTTTTGCACTAAAAGGGTTTGATGTATCAACAGTTGGTACGCGCTGAAAGTTAATATGGGTACGTGAAAATTGCGGCGTAATATGGTTAATGTAGTCGTCCATACTGCGAACAATTGAATCCATTACTTTTTCACGAGAGTGGCCACGGTCTTGAGTATCGCGGATCAGCTTTTGGATCCATTCAAGGTTAATTATAGGTACCATGCCTATAAGTAAATCAACGTGCTTAGCTACATCATGATCTTGATCAACTACACCACCATGCAGACCTTCGTAAAACATTAAATCTGTACTCGATTCAAGATCTTGCCACGGTGTAAACGTACCCGGTAATTGGTTATAAGGTACTGCTTCGTCAAAAGTATGTAAGTAACGACGTAGCTTACCTTGGCCTGTTTCGCCGTATTGGTTAAATAATGTTTCTAGCGCGCCAAAGTCGTTAGCTTCTCGGCCAAAGTAGCTAATATGCTTACTTTCTTGTTGGGCTTCGCGTATTTTTTTATCCATTTCAGGGCGAGTGTAACGGTGAAAGCTATCCCCTTCGACAAAAGCTGCATCTATATTTAGGCTACGAAAAATGTGTTTAATTGCATTGGTTGTAGTAGTAGTACCCGCACCAGAAGAACCTGTAATAGCAATGATAGGATGTTTAGCTGACATGTTTTTTTCTCTTTTTTAGGACCACGTTAGTTATAAAGAGTTTACTGGCTCTGCTCAAGTGACGCCACCAGCAAATAACGTTATCATGAGGTGCTTAAAATTAAAACGAGAGAAAGCATGAAACTTATTAAACCATTGCTTGGACTATTTTCAATAACGGCGCTTAGCCTAAGTATGGCGCAGGCTAGCATGCCTAAGAGCCAAATATTACTAGCAGATTTAAATACACCTTATGGGGTACAGGTTAAGGTAATAAGCGATAAAAAGAGCTATAACAACCAACCTTATTTAACTAATTCGGGTATTTACTTTACCCATGAAGTTATCTCTAATCAGCATAGCCAAACAGATATTGCGTATTACGACTTAGCTACAAAACAAGTTAGCAATCTTACAAACTCACCTGTAAGTGAATATTCCCCAACAGTTATGCCAAACGAAAAGAGTTTATCTGCCATTGTGGTTGAGTCTGACTCTAAGCAAAAACTATGGCAATACCCGTTAGATACACAGCAAAGCCCAAGTCGTATTTTTGATTGGATAGAGCCTGTAGGCTACCACGCTTGGGGTATTCAAAATGATTTAGTCATGTTTATATTAGGTGAACCGCATACACTGCAATACACCTCTGTAGAGGCTGCAAAAGGGCATATTGCGGCAAGTAATATTGGGCGGACGTTAATTTATAATCATTCAATGGCTAAATTTTTATTTAGTTACACTAAAAATGAACAGCATATTTTAGCGAGTTTTAATGTACAAACTAAGCAAGTTGAAGACTTACTAAGGTTACCAGCTAATGTACAAGATTTTATTTTAAAAGATGATGCAACGATTGCTTACGCAATTAAAAACCGCGTGTATCAACGTCAACTTACAGGTAAGAATGAGGTTTCTCAGTGGTTAGATTTAAGTACTTACTGCGATACTACAATCACTCGTATGAGCTATAACAGTGATAAGCTCGCTTTTGTGTGTGATGTAAAATAAATTCGGACTTTGCAGTGCGTATACGTTACTGTATTGCGCAACTTACTATTATAGGATTTACAACGTGGCCTACAGCGCAGAAGAGCTTACAGAGCAACTCATTAAATTACAGTGCAGAAGTAATTTTAAAATTAAGAACATTGCAGAGTACATGTTAGTAAACTCTAAAGAAGCGTTTTACACTCACAGCGAAAGCGGTAAAGGTAAAATTGTAATTCGACCAGCATTCGAAGTGTTTAGTGATGACTTTAGTGATATAGACGGAGTTGTTCGCGCTCCCGGTTATTTTCACAGTAGTGAAATGACCCGTTTCCCAACGCGTATATTTAAAAGTGCTCAGCCAATTCATTGCGGCGTGGCGTTTAAAATAAACTCAGAGCAAGCTGCAAAAGACTTTATAGCTAAATTAACTATGATCATTGGTGGTTAATAAAAGGCTTAGTTAAGCAAAAACTTGGTTAAGATACTTATTAAAAAGCCGCTGAATTTATATTCAGCGGCTTTTGTATTTTTATAATTTAATGAATCTAAGAATTACTTACTTTTTAAGAAGCTATTAACCGATTCAAGTTCACGTGTTTTAAGGGCGATACAATCATTTGTGCTTTCTTCAAGCTTACTTAATGTACGCGCATAACCAGCTACATCAGCTACTTTTTCGTTAAAAAATACTTTTGTTTTAGCTAGACTTTCTGCATTACAGCTTGCAGTTGTAAAGTACGGTAAGTTAGGAATAAAGAACGGTGGCAAGCTTGCAGTTACTTTATCGTAATTGCTGTATACCCAATCTATAAATAGCGCTTGGCGTTCGTCTGTATAGCTTTGACCAGATAAAATAGTGCGCATATCAGAAGCCGTTACTTCATCCGTTAGACTATAAGCCAATACTGCTTTTTGAAGCTTTGGTTCGCCAAAAAAGCTCATTGCAGCGAGCATATTAGTACGTACTTGCGGATCTTTAGTCGTTTTAAACGTCGTCATGAATTGATCAAGTAATGCTTCATCACCATGAAAAGCGGCAAGTGTTAAGTAGGTGCCTGCTAAATAAGGGTCTACTTTTTGCGGATCTTTTAAGTAAGCTTGTGTTTGCTCTTTTGCTTTATTTATTACATTTTGATCTTCGCCATCAAAACCTAAACGAGACACAACCGCTGCTCTTAACTGTGAAATAGCACCGTCTTCACCGGCTTTCGCTTCTAGGCCATATTTTTTAGCCGCAGGCGTTACAGCACCACGAATAAATTCAGGCCATAGATCTTTATTGCTTTGATCTTTAAAGGTGCGCTGCTGTGATACTAAATAACCCAGTGCAGTATTAGCTACGCGAGGATGGCTATCACTTACAAATACTTCAAGCGTTTGCATTAATTTTGCAGCAGATATAACACCCGCATCAAGTAATGCATCAGTAGCTGAAAGCAGTGCTAGGCGCTCGCGATCACTTAGTACGCTAGGGGCTTTTTTAATGAGTGCGCTAAATTGTGCATCATCCATTACCCAACGGTAGTAGCCTAAAGCACCTTGGTCAGGATAAATCCACTCAGGTTCAAAATCTAGATCAAGAGTTTGGCTTTGTTTATTGAGTAA harbors:
- a CDS encoding TolB family protein, producing MKLIKPLLGLFSITALSLSMAQASMPKSQILLADLNTPYGVQVKVISDKKSYNNQPYLTNSGIYFTHEVISNQHSQTDIAYYDLATKQVSNLTNSPVSEYSPTVMPNEKSLSAIVVESDSKQKLWQYPLDTQQSPSRIFDWIEPVGYHAWGIQNDLVMFILGEPHTLQYTSVEAAKGHIAASNIGRTLIYNHSMAKFLFSYTKNEQHILASFNVQTKQVEDLLRLPANVQDFILKDDATIAYAIKNRVYQRQLTGKNEVSQWLDLSTYCDTTITRMSYNSDKLAFVCDVK
- a CDS encoding phosphoribulokinase, which translates into the protein MSAKHPIIAITGSSGAGTTTTTNAIKHIFRSLNIDAAFVEGDSFHRYTRPEMDKKIREAQQESKHISYFGREANDFGALETLFNQYGETGQGKLRRYLHTFDEAVPYNQLPGTFTPWQDLESSTDLMFYEGLHGGVVDQDHDVAKHVDLLIGMVPIINLEWIQKLIRDTQDRGHSREKVMDSIVRSMDDYINHITPQFSRTHINFQRVPTVDTSNPFSAKDIPSLDESFVVIRFRGIDDVDFPYYLQMIEGSFMSRINTLVVPGGKMGLAMELVLTPLIKDIIIKKRALENLAPLDIPI